A stretch of DNA from Prinia subflava isolate CZ2003 ecotype Zambia chromosome 9, Cam_Psub_1.2, whole genome shotgun sequence:
TCTAACAATAAACAAAGTCTCAAGCTATAGTGCTCCATGGCCACCCAAAAGCTCTTTAATGAACAGTGTCTGAATAACCATGGACCAAGTGAGCTGGGAATCCCTTCCCAGAGGCCAGGCCTGGGCGCCTTTCACTGTGGCAGAGCAGACAGCAGGATTTGAGGACTAAAGTGGTACAGAGCTGTGCAAGGACACCAGAGTATCCATATCCACCTCAgaccccagggtgctgctcaCTGCTCCAGCTCTTGGCTGCATCCCaggatggcagggatggaggggacagCCTTAGTGAGGACTGAGCACCCACACCATGCCCTTCTCTACCATAGCTGGGGCATTTGTAACAAGACAGGAGGCCTGGGGCCAGTCCTGTGCCCCTGCTACCCGTACCTGGAGCAGGCACCTGGCACCAATTCACTCTTGTTCACAAAGCCATTAGGAAAAGCAGTTAGACaaattaaaggaagaaaagcaaccATTAAGGACTATCAAACACCATCTCTGCCTGGGGAAAGGCCAGGAGCAATTCACTTTTAATTCCTGTCTGTAAACCACAACAAAGTCTCCCCAGCTGTCATCCTCAGGCTTCTGCTGCCCTTGGGTCCCTCCTGGAACAGTCAGACAAAAGCCATCCACGCTGTCCTGTGGCTCAACCAACATCCCTGATCTCTGTGATGCAGCAGCGATGCTCaggtgcagagcacagccaagtgctcagcccctgcttttctctccctgaAATTACGGACAAGTactgccagctcagcccaggctgctgtgtCAGCCAGGGGAAGGCTCAACCTGGCACCCACAAATCAGTCTCAGCGTGAGCACTAAGTGATGCCACAGGCACCTCATGAGCATTGCAACAACCAGGGCTGGCGCCAGTGATGGTGAGATTCACCTTGCGGGGCTGCAACACTTTTGTGGTTTAgcatatttcagttttattcttGCCTGTGTCCATACCTTAGAAGCACTCCATTCCTGAATCCCTGATCAGCTCCTGTAAGCAagacccagcactgcagcagggtTGAGTATTCTCTGAAGGAGGGGATGGAACATtttgcacagcccccaggatCTTCTGGGTGAGAGAGGAGCAAACATCAACTTTCTCTAGGAAAGTTTCATCCCGTCCTTGAAAGCAGTGGTCAAGGCTCCACTTCACTATGTCCCCATCCAACCTGCAATGCACCTTGTCACTGGTCAAGAAGGTGGCATCTGCACATTAAACCTGGAATTTGCTGCAAGGAAAACTGTGATTTCCACGAGACTCATCTGGTCCAAAGTCTTGGGGCACTTTCCCACTTTCCACAGTTTCCCACTTTCCCACTTTCCACAGTTGTTCACTTGGGAAGGAAATTGCACCAaccagcagcctcagccccatCCTGCACCTCACTGCCATCCTCTGTCATCCCTCTCCAAATATGCCTGTCCAGCCCCAACCCCTCCCTGGAAAGCATCAGGCTCAGTTAGACTAATACAAACTTTTAATGCacatattaaataaatatttcaatcaTTTCATATTCAATTTGTacacaaccaaaacaaaacaaaatcctcaaggaaacaggaaaaacctcaaacaaTCAAAAAAGTTTGGATGAAAATTCACCCCTGGTTCTGGCTCCTATCCAGTGTCTTTGTTTGCCCTCCCCGTGAAGGAATAATTGGTTTAACCCTTTGGGGAGAGTCACAGTCCCAGGGCAGcatgtgcagagcagggctggctgaggaTGTTCACTCAAGAGATTTGATGtttcctttggggtttttttttcttctaagtaTAAAATTGGGCTTCTGTCAACacagaaattttgaaataaaccCCCTCCTTTCCTAGGGGGACAAGGGCAGCAGTATTTCTAGTCAAAGAAGAAACCTGGAAGAGGTGGTTGCCAATGGAAGCACCAGCTATTATGACAAGATACTTGATATCACAACAAAACAGCCTGAAATGCCTCCACAATAATTTGTAaactttgtttaatttttatggATGAAAACTTGCATCTCATAAAAAAAtatagacagaaaaaaatatcaattttTCGTGAGAAGTTCACATTTTccacatggggaaaaaataataccAGTTATCAGCCCGCTCCACAGCAGCTGTACCTTAGtactttaaaacaaaccaaatgcCAAAGATGCTCCCATGGGTAAGAGGTACCAAGTCAGTTCAGGACTTTTTCTGGGGAATCCAtcacccctgtcccctcctgagAAAAAAAGTCAAGTTGAGAGTTGTGAAGCCAGCAGCATTCTCAGAAGGATGCGACTTCCAGCAACTCCTAGCTCAGCCAAAGAAGCAGGCACATCCAAGGAAAGAAAGCATCCAGTGGTCCTCGTCCCAGGCGTCACAGTCAGCCCCCACTGGCAGTGTCCCCACATCACCCAGGCTGCCAAAACCACCTAGGAGGCCTCCAACCACCTCCAAAATAAATCCCCTCCTTTTAGCTGTTTTCCATCCTCTCCATCTTCTCCAGCAAGCATAGCAATAGTTCAGTTCATTTAAGTAGCACATTGCTTCCAGATTTGGATTTCCatggttttttgcttgtttgttttaaacatgATATTTTAACTCCTTTCCCCCTagagctacaaaaaaaaaaaatacaaaataaagcaCAACCCCAAACAGACTAGACCATTTCTAAGTGAAGGACTCTTCTCCCTTCACCAGTCTTTGAATGTTTCATTACTTTTAAAGCTGGAGTACAAAAATAGAGcctctcttatttttttcctcttttttttctttttttttttttttttgtaaaaaccaaacacccccccccccaaaagTACCAACAACTAGAGCAGGTAATTTTTTtatcctccccctcccccccttttttttttgtttttttgtttaataccCATATGGGAAAGTCTCTACATATAGTCCACCAAGCTCAGAGGAGCATCCTCCAGGAGAGATGCGGGCAGAGGGGGGCAGGGGCAGGCCCATCAAGGGCCCGCTCTGGAGCTGGAGTTTCTAGTCCTTTTACTCCTGCGGTTGAAGGGGTAGTTGAGGAACTCAAAGCGTCTGTGGGGCTCGGTGGTCTGGTGGCCCTTGGGCAGCCTCTTCATGAAGTGCACCTCGCGCTGGTGCTGCCGCGTCTTGGAGCCCTTGCGCGGGCGGCCCTTGCGGGTGAAGGCCATGTACCAGCCCTCGTACTTGGCGTTCTGCAGCGCCGTGTAGTTGTTCTCCAGCACGATCTCCGTGAACACACAGTCCTTGCCTTTGCCGTTGCTCTGAgaaggggacaggagcagagattTAAGCAGCAGGCACATGTCTAGAGGGGTGTTTCTCACTGCCCCACACTGCACTgactgctgtggcagcagggctgcagagcttgTGGGCAACCAAAGCTCACTTCTCCTCACAAGTCAGAATTGCccaaaatgtgcttttccttAACAGGCCATGGGGAGCAGGCGTTGGGACACAAACACTGCTCATTGCTGCTCACGTACCAGTGCAGCTGGTCCCAGCCTTAACTTCCACCACATTCATAAGGGAACTTACGCCTCCATTTGTGCCTGGATATAACCATAAACAAACTCTTCATCCCAATTGACCCATCCATCCTGTCACCCCCTGGGGTCTTTATTATAGGGGGGTGCATCGAGGAGCATTGGGTGGCAGGAGAAGTGACACGAGGTCAGTGGTGATGGTGCCCACAGATGCAGGTGGTGGGGGGAGCATGGGGTAGCCAGGAACTGAGCTCTCCCATTATGGGCAGTGGCAGGACTAGTGAGGGGCCCACACAGGGCAGCCCCCAGGAAGCAGCTGCCATGGAAAATCCTGGCAGATAATCACTCTTCTGGAGGGATTTTGCGTGTCCAGCCCTGCCGCCACAGGAAGGGGCATCAAGGCACAGAAGCTTGACAAACCAGCGGGTGGTGCAGTCTGGCCTTGGGGCCAGCCCCATGGAGCATCTTAACATTCCTGGCACTTGTACCATGTAATCGTGGAGAATAGAGCAGCAATCCGCCTATTTGTTCACAGAGATAGAAGGAATGTGCCCCACACGGCACCCGCCCACCTCTCTTGCTCCCCCCCAAGCTGCAGGATGGCTTGTCCCCCTGCCCCcaaaggcagagctctgctcctggcagtcCCTGCTCCGTGCCCCCGGCAGTTCCCTGCCTTGCCCACACCCTTGCACCCTACCTTGCCAATCAGCTTCCCCTTCTTGTTCATGCAGATGTAGAAACCTGTGGCTGCCCCCTTGATACGCACGCGGCTCCCAAAGGTGTCTGTCTCCACGATGAGCTTggctggggagagcagcagggggagagagggagggaggtcACAGGGCTGTGGGATAGGGCTAGCACAGGTATGGAGACCCCAGCAACACACCCTGGTtctgggcactgcaggcacaTCATCTCTGGCAACTGGGCCAGAGAGAGCCCCAAAATCAGCACATGAGGTTAAGATACAGCCTGTTCCCCCCACGCCCCTGCATGACCTTGGACATGTCCCTTTGCCACCTTAAGCCCTACTGGATGGGGAGTAGCCCTGCTTTATCCAGCTCCACGGGGCTCAGTGGTTTAGGTGCCACAGAGGTGTCCCAGATGGAGGcagggcagtgagcagggcaCATGCTGGTTGGCAGAGAACAAGGCAGCTGCCCTGCAAACCGAGGCAAGTCTGGGTGTGCCTGTGGGCAAGAACCAGACAGGCACCTTCTGGAAGTGCACACTGTGctgccagctgtccccagcccaggggacactGCTCCGTCCCTCTGCcaagccagggctgcaggaggagcagtgagtctgcagctggcaggggagGCGTGAAGGGTACAGCCACCCTTTTAATGCCTTTCACCTTTGCACGAGTCGAGAGGGCGTATTGATTTGGTCTCAGTTTTTTAATGGAGGCATCGATCGACTTCCGAAGGAGCTATGCAAATCGCTGGGTCGATGGGCCGCCTATAAATAGACCTGTCACCTTCCCTCGCTGCCTTCACCCTGGGAACCCaagccccaaagcccatccatccccagggaaggaggaggatggggacaggacaTCCTTCTtccccatcctgcagctgctgtccccagagcaaGCCCCGATGGGGATGGTGGCTACCTGTTTGCACCTCAAAAGATCTGTGCTATTTCAAGCATCAAAGAATTCCCCACTGTGCTGAAAGGCCAGCTGTGACTGTCCCATCACCTCATGTCCAGCATCAGCCCATAGTACTGTAAGCACTATCAAACAAGGCAACTAGAGGACCGGCCACAAAAGTTCCAAGCCTACACTCTTAGTATGCGTTTAAGTCCACTGATGCCTTATTTATCTTCTCTGATCCCTGCACAGAGGCTGCTCAGTTTCTTAGGTTCACTGCAGCTTGCACAACTCTGCTCCAGGATGCTCAGCCTCCAGTGAGCACCAGTGAGGGTGTaggaggctctgcaggaggatGCTTTGAACTGCAGAAGGAGGCTGTAGGTGAACACACAAGTTGAAGTGAGCCTAAATCGCACTCTGGGCTGGGGGCAAATGGCCTTTCTGTCTCTGCAGTACCCCAACCCTGCATCCCTCTTATGATGGATGCTGCTGAGGTCAATGGCACCAAGGGTGGGGACAGcaagcaggcagtgctggcagccacTGAGTAGACTGATGGGAAAGTCAACCCCAAATTTGCTGGGGCCAATGGATTTGGCGCTGTTAGGCAGGCCAAGCTTGATGTGCCTGCAGGCaccccctccctgcacccccTCCTGTCAATGTCACCCTGCAGCTTCTCTTGTCCCCAAGCCACCATGCACTCACATCCCCCTACTCCTAGGCAGGCACAGATGGAACACAGAGACAAGAAATTTTGCGAAGAGCAAactccaggctgtgctgatCAATGCCCAGAGCCTGACAAGCACCTAGCATTCCCAAAATCACCCACGGGAGCGATGGCACTCTGCAAACAAAGCACTGAGACAGTGACTCCCTATTTATC
This window harbors:
- the FGF8 gene encoding fibroblast growth factor 8 gives rise to the protein MDPCSSLFSYVLMHLFVLCLQAQVTVQSPPNFTQHVREQSLVTDQLSRRLVRTYQLYSRTSGKHVQILDNKKINAMAEDGDVHAKLIVETDTFGSRVRIKGAATGFYICMNKKGKLIGKSNGKGKDCVFTEIVLENNYTALQNAKYEGWYMAFTRKGRPRKGSKTRQHQREVHFMKRLPKGHQTTEPHRRFEFLNYPFNRRSKRTRNSSSRAGP